In the Mus pahari chromosome 19, PAHARI_EIJ_v1.1, whole genome shotgun sequence genome, one interval contains:
- the LOC110336928 gene encoding C-type lectin domain family 4 member G-like, with protein MNTGEYSKLGSAIEEVPRGSCEQCPPSWLPFQGSCYYFSEKQAXWDTAQGYCGGQGAHLAIVRGLNEQSFLSQHTRGRGYWLGLRAVRHLNKIQGYQWVDGASLTFSHWNSGEPNDSRGHEDCVMMLHSGLWNDAPCTSERDGWICEKRSNC; from the exons atgaacACTGGTGAATACAGCAAGCTGGGCAGTGCAATCGAAGAGGTCCCCAGAG GCTCCTGTGAGCAGTGCCCACCATCATGGCTACCCTTCCAAGGTTCCTGCTACTATTTCTCCGAGAAGCAGGCCNTATGGGACACAGCACAAGGCTACTGTGGAGGCCAAGGTGCCCATCTGGCGATTGTCAGGGGCCTGAACGAGCAG AGCTTCCTGAGTCAGCACACACGTGGCCGGGGCTATTGGTTGGGTCTGAGGGCAGTTCGCCACCTCAACAAGATTCAAGGCTACCAGTGGGTGGATGGAGCCTCACTCACCTTCAG CCACTGGAACTCTGGAGAGCCCAATGATTCCAGAGGGCATGAGGACTGTGTCATGATGCTGCACTCGGGGCTGTGGAATGACGCACCGTGTACCAGTGAGAGAGATGGCTGGATCTGTGAGAAGAGGAGCAACTGCTGA